In a single window of the Phocoena sinus isolate mPhoSin1 chromosome 7, mPhoSin1.pri, whole genome shotgun sequence genome:
- the RNPEPL1 gene encoding aminopeptidase RNPEPL1 isoform X2 — MAAQCCCRKAPGAEAAPARPPPEPPPALDVASASSAQLFRLRHLQLGLELRPEARELAGCLVLELCARRPAPRALVLDAHPALRLHSAAFRRAPAAAAGEPPCAFAFAAPGPSPAPPPPLPAFPEAPGAEPACCPLAFRVDPFTDYGSSLTVTLPPELQAHQPFQVILRYTSTDAPAIWWLDPELTYGSAKPFVFTQGHSVCNRSFFPCFDTPAVKCTYSAVVKVLMSATQSTYVEEEGVYRFHMEHPVPAYLVALVAGDLQPADIGPRSRVWAEPCLLPTATSKLSGAVEQWLSAAERLYGPYLWGRYDIVFLPPSFPIVAMENPCLTFIISSILESDEFLIIDVIHEVAHSWFGNAVTNATWEEMWLSEGLATYAQRRITTETYGAAFTCLETAFRLDALHRQMKVLGEDSPVSKLQVKLEPGVNPSHLMNLFTYEKGYCFVYYLSQLCGDPQRFDSFLRAYVEKYKFTSVVAQDLLDSFLAFFPELKEQSVDCRAGLEFERWLNATGPPLAEPDLSQGSSLTRPVEALFQLWTAEPLDQAAASASTIDISKWRTFQTALFLDRLLDGSPLPQEVVMSLSKCYSSLLDSMNAEIRIRWLQIVVRNDYYPDLHRVRRFLESQMSRMYTIPLYEDLCTGALKSFALEVFYQTQGRLHPNLRRTIQQILSQGLGPGTEPSVEQGGAGADSEADTDAPALLLGDEAPGSAISLRDVNVSA, encoded by the exons ATGGCGGCGCAGTGCTGCTGCCGCAAAGCGCCCGGCGCCGAGGCCGCGCCCGCGCGTCCGCCGCCCGAGCCGCCGCCCGCCCTGGACGTGGCCTCGGCCTCCAGCGCGCAGCTCTTCCGCCTCCGCCACCTGCAGCTGGGCCTGGAGCTGCGGCCCGAGGCGCGCGAGCTGGCCGGCTGCCTGGTGCTCGAGCTGTGCGCGCGGCGCCCCGCGCCCCGCGCGCTCGTGCTCGACGCGCACCCGGCCCTGCGCCTGCATTCGGCCGCCTTCCGCCgcgctcccgccgccgccgccggcgaGCCACCCTGCGCCTTCGCCTTCGCTGCACCCGGGCCGAGTCCCGCGCCGCCGCCCCCGCTGCCCGCCTTCCCCGAGGCGCCCGGCGCGGAGCCCGCATGCTGCCCGTTGGCCTTCAGGGTGGACCCTTTCACGGACTACGGCTCCTCGCTCACCGTCACGCTGCCGCCTGAACTGCAGGCGCACCAGCCCTTCCAGGTCATCCTGCGCTACACCTCGACCGACGCCCCCGCC ATCTGGTGGCTGGACCCAGAGCTGACCTATGGCAGTGCCAAGCCCTTCGTCTTCACCCAGGGCCACTCCGTCTGCAACCGTTCCTTCTTCCCGTGCTTCGACACGCCCGCCGTCAAGTGCACCTACTCGGCCGTCGTCAAG GTGCTGATGAGTGCCACACAGAGCACCTACGTGGAGGAGGAGGGCGTCTACCGCTTCCACATGGAGCACCCCGTGCCCGCCTACCTCGTGGCCCTCGTGGCCGGGGACCTCCAGCCGGCAGACATCGGGCCCAG GAGCCGCGTGTGGGCTGAGCCATGCCTCCTGCCCACGGCCACCAGCAAGCTGTCCGGCGCGGTGGAGCAGTGGCTGAGCGCAGCCGAGCGCCTCTACGGGCCCTACCTGTGGGGCAG GTATGACATCGTCTTCctgcccccctccttccccatcgTGGCCATGGAGAACCCCTGCCTCACCTTCATCATCTCCTCCATCCTGGAGAGTGACGAGTTCCTGATCATCGACGTCATCCACGAGGTGGCCCACAGCTGGTTCGGCAACGCCGTCACCAACGCCACATGGGAGGAGATGTGGCTGAGCGAGGGCCTGGCCACCTACGCGCAGCGCCGCATCACCACCGAGACCTACG GCGCTGCCTTCACCTGTCTGGAGACAGCCTTCCGCCTGGACGCCCTGCACAGGCAGATGAAGGTCCTCGGCGAGGACAGCCCAGTCAGCAAGCTGCAGGTCAAGCTGGAGCCAG GGGTGAATCCCAGCCATCTGATGAACCTGTTCACTTACGAGAAGGGCTACTGCTTCGTGTACTACCTGTCCCAGCTCTGCGGGGACCCCCAGCGCTTTGACAGCTTTCTCCGA GCCTACGTGGAGAAGTACAAGTTCACCAGCGTGGTAGCCCAGGACCTGCTGGACTCCTTCCTGGCCTTCTTCCCGGAGCTGAAGGAGCAGAGTGTGGACTGCCGGGCAG GGCTGGAGTTTGAGCGCTGGCTGAATGCCACAGGTCCCCCGCTGGCCGAGCCAGACCTGTCTCAGGGATCCAGCCTGACCCGGCCTGTGGAGGCCCTCTTCCAGCTGTGGACCGCGGAGCCCCTGGACCAGGCGGCCGCATCCGCCAGCACCATCGACATCTCCAAGTGGAGGACCTTCCAGACAGCGCTGTTCCTGGACCGGCTCCTGGACGGGTCCCCGCTGCCCCAGG AGGTGGTGATGAGCCTGTCCAAGTGCTACTCCTCCCTGCTGGACTCGATGAATGCCGAGATCCGCATTCGCTGGCTGCAGATCGTCGTCCGAAACGACTACTACCCCGACCTCCACAGGGTCCGGCGCTTCCTTGAGAGCCAG ATGTCCCGCATGTACACCATCCCGCTGTACGAGGACCTCTGCACCGGCGCCCTCAAGTCCTTCGCCCTGGAGGTCTTCTACCAGACGCAGGGCCGGCTGCACCCCAACTTGCGCCGGACCATCCAGCAGATCCTGTCCCAGGGCCTGGGCCCCGGCACAGAGCCCAGCGTGGAGCAAGGCGGGGCCGGAGCGGACTCGGAGGCGGACACAGACGCACCAGCCCTGCTGCTCGGGGACGAGGCCCCCGGCAGCGCCATCTCTCTCAGGGATGTCAACGTGTCTGCCTAG
- the DUSP28 gene encoding dual specificity phosphatase 28, whose translation MDAEQAGRRGATKAAPPPFVRVAPSLFLGSANAAAAPELLERAGVTLCVNVSRQQPGPRAPGVTELRVPVFDDPAEDLLAHLEPTCAAMEAAVRAGGACLVYCKNGRSRSAAVCTAYLMRHRGLTRERAFQIVKSARPVAKPNPGFWSQLQKYEEALQSWSRLPGEPSGPTEP comes from the exons ATGGACGCGGAGCAAGCCGGACGCCGCGGGGCCACCAAGGCCGCCCCGCCGCCGTTCGTGCGCGTCGCCCCCTCGCTCTTCCTCGGGAGCGCGAACGCCGCGGCCGCCCCGGAGCTGCTGGAGCGCGCGGGCGTCACCCTATGCGTCAACGTTTCGCGCCAGCAGCCCGGCCCCCGCGCGCCCGGCGTGACCGAGCTGCGCGTGCCCGTATTCGACGACCCGGCTGAGGACCTGCTGGCGCACCTGGAGCCTACCTGTGCCGCCATGGAGGCCGCGGTACGCGCCGGTGGTGCCTGCCTCGTCTACTGCAAGAACGGCCGCAGCCGCTCGGCCGCCGTCTGCACCGCCTACCTCATGCGTCATCGCGGCCTCACGCGGGAGCGGGCCTTCCAG ATTGTAAAGAGCGCCCGCCCGGTGGCCAAGCCCAACCCGGGCTTCTGGTCCCAGCTCCAGAAGTACGAGGAGGCCCTTCAGTCGTGGTCCCGCCTGCCGGGGGAGCCCTCGGGCCCGACTGAGCCCTAA
- the RNPEPL1 gene encoding aminopeptidase RNPEPL1 isoform X3 encodes MQGPFPCAEALKGILPASALSPRPPLMAALPEDTECGVRFCAEVLVHPADERGTHQCRPAREIWWLDPELTYGSAKPFVFTQGHSVCNRSFFPCFDTPAVKCTYSAVVKAPSGVQVLMSATQSTYVEEEGVYRFHMEHPVPAYLVALVAGDLQPADIGPRSRVWAEPCLLPTATSKLSGAVEQWLSAAERLYGPYLWGRYDIVFLPPSFPIVAMENPCLTFIISSILESDEFLIIDVIHEVAHSWFGNAVTNATWEEMWLSEGLATYAQRRITTETYGAAFTCLETAFRLDALHRQMKVLGEDSPVSKLQVKLEPGVNPSHLMNLFTYEKGYCFVYYLSQLCGDPQRFDSFLRAYVEKYKFTSVVAQDLLDSFLAFFPELKEQSVDCRAGLEFERWLNATGPPLAEPDLSQGSSLTRPVEALFQLWTAEPLDQAAASASTIDISKWRTFQTALFLDRLLDGSPLPQEVVMSLSKCYSSLLDSMNAEIRIRWLQIVVRNDYYPDLHRVRRFLESQMSRMYTIPLYEDLCTGALKSFALEVFYQTQGRLHPNLRRTIQQILSQGLGPGTEPSVEQGGAGADSEADTDAPALLLGDEAPGSAISLRDVNVSA; translated from the exons ATGCAGGGGCCGTTTCCTTGTGCAGAAGCCCTGAAGGGCATCCTCCCCGCTTCTGCCCTGAGCCCACGCCCACCCCTGATGGCTGCCCTTCCCGAGGACACCGAGTGTGGTGTCAGGTTCTGTGCGGAGGTCCTCGTCCATCCTGCAGATGAGCGAGGCACCCACCAGTGCCGCCCCGCCCGGGAG ATCTGGTGGCTGGACCCAGAGCTGACCTATGGCAGTGCCAAGCCCTTCGTCTTCACCCAGGGCCACTCCGTCTGCAACCGTTCCTTCTTCCCGTGCTTCGACACGCCCGCCGTCAAGTGCACCTACTCGGCCGTCGTCAAG GCCCCGTCGGGGGTGCAGGTGCTGATGAGTGCCACACAGAGCACCTACGTGGAGGAGGAGGGCGTCTACCGCTTCCACATGGAGCACCCCGTGCCCGCCTACCTCGTGGCCCTCGTGGCCGGGGACCTCCAGCCGGCAGACATCGGGCCCAG GAGCCGCGTGTGGGCTGAGCCATGCCTCCTGCCCACGGCCACCAGCAAGCTGTCCGGCGCGGTGGAGCAGTGGCTGAGCGCAGCCGAGCGCCTCTACGGGCCCTACCTGTGGGGCAG GTATGACATCGTCTTCctgcccccctccttccccatcgTGGCCATGGAGAACCCCTGCCTCACCTTCATCATCTCCTCCATCCTGGAGAGTGACGAGTTCCTGATCATCGACGTCATCCACGAGGTGGCCCACAGCTGGTTCGGCAACGCCGTCACCAACGCCACATGGGAGGAGATGTGGCTGAGCGAGGGCCTGGCCACCTACGCGCAGCGCCGCATCACCACCGAGACCTACG GCGCTGCCTTCACCTGTCTGGAGACAGCCTTCCGCCTGGACGCCCTGCACAGGCAGATGAAGGTCCTCGGCGAGGACAGCCCAGTCAGCAAGCTGCAGGTCAAGCTGGAGCCAG GGGTGAATCCCAGCCATCTGATGAACCTGTTCACTTACGAGAAGGGCTACTGCTTCGTGTACTACCTGTCCCAGCTCTGCGGGGACCCCCAGCGCTTTGACAGCTTTCTCCGA GCCTACGTGGAGAAGTACAAGTTCACCAGCGTGGTAGCCCAGGACCTGCTGGACTCCTTCCTGGCCTTCTTCCCGGAGCTGAAGGAGCAGAGTGTGGACTGCCGGGCAG GGCTGGAGTTTGAGCGCTGGCTGAATGCCACAGGTCCCCCGCTGGCCGAGCCAGACCTGTCTCAGGGATCCAGCCTGACCCGGCCTGTGGAGGCCCTCTTCCAGCTGTGGACCGCGGAGCCCCTGGACCAGGCGGCCGCATCCGCCAGCACCATCGACATCTCCAAGTGGAGGACCTTCCAGACAGCGCTGTTCCTGGACCGGCTCCTGGACGGGTCCCCGCTGCCCCAGG AGGTGGTGATGAGCCTGTCCAAGTGCTACTCCTCCCTGCTGGACTCGATGAATGCCGAGATCCGCATTCGCTGGCTGCAGATCGTCGTCCGAAACGACTACTACCCCGACCTCCACAGGGTCCGGCGCTTCCTTGAGAGCCAG ATGTCCCGCATGTACACCATCCCGCTGTACGAGGACCTCTGCACCGGCGCCCTCAAGTCCTTCGCCCTGGAGGTCTTCTACCAGACGCAGGGCCGGCTGCACCCCAACTTGCGCCGGACCATCCAGCAGATCCTGTCCCAGGGCCTGGGCCCCGGCACAGAGCCCAGCGTGGAGCAAGGCGGGGCCGGAGCGGACTCGGAGGCGGACACAGACGCACCAGCCCTGCTGCTCGGGGACGAGGCCCCCGGCAGCGCCATCTCTCTCAGGGATGTCAACGTGTCTGCCTAG
- the RNPEPL1 gene encoding aminopeptidase RNPEPL1 isoform X1 has product MAAQCCCRKAPGAEAAPARPPPEPPPALDVASASSAQLFRLRHLQLGLELRPEARELAGCLVLELCARRPAPRALVLDAHPALRLHSAAFRRAPAAAAGEPPCAFAFAAPGPSPAPPPPLPAFPEAPGAEPACCPLAFRVDPFTDYGSSLTVTLPPELQAHQPFQVILRYTSTDAPAIWWLDPELTYGSAKPFVFTQGHSVCNRSFFPCFDTPAVKCTYSAVVKAPSGVQVLMSATQSTYVEEEGVYRFHMEHPVPAYLVALVAGDLQPADIGPRSRVWAEPCLLPTATSKLSGAVEQWLSAAERLYGPYLWGRYDIVFLPPSFPIVAMENPCLTFIISSILESDEFLIIDVIHEVAHSWFGNAVTNATWEEMWLSEGLATYAQRRITTETYGAAFTCLETAFRLDALHRQMKVLGEDSPVSKLQVKLEPGVNPSHLMNLFTYEKGYCFVYYLSQLCGDPQRFDSFLRAYVEKYKFTSVVAQDLLDSFLAFFPELKEQSVDCRAGLEFERWLNATGPPLAEPDLSQGSSLTRPVEALFQLWTAEPLDQAAASASTIDISKWRTFQTALFLDRLLDGSPLPQEVVMSLSKCYSSLLDSMNAEIRIRWLQIVVRNDYYPDLHRVRRFLESQMSRMYTIPLYEDLCTGALKSFALEVFYQTQGRLHPNLRRTIQQILSQGLGPGTEPSVEQGGAGADSEADTDAPALLLGDEAPGSAISLRDVNVSA; this is encoded by the exons ATGGCGGCGCAGTGCTGCTGCCGCAAAGCGCCCGGCGCCGAGGCCGCGCCCGCGCGTCCGCCGCCCGAGCCGCCGCCCGCCCTGGACGTGGCCTCGGCCTCCAGCGCGCAGCTCTTCCGCCTCCGCCACCTGCAGCTGGGCCTGGAGCTGCGGCCCGAGGCGCGCGAGCTGGCCGGCTGCCTGGTGCTCGAGCTGTGCGCGCGGCGCCCCGCGCCCCGCGCGCTCGTGCTCGACGCGCACCCGGCCCTGCGCCTGCATTCGGCCGCCTTCCGCCgcgctcccgccgccgccgccggcgaGCCACCCTGCGCCTTCGCCTTCGCTGCACCCGGGCCGAGTCCCGCGCCGCCGCCCCCGCTGCCCGCCTTCCCCGAGGCGCCCGGCGCGGAGCCCGCATGCTGCCCGTTGGCCTTCAGGGTGGACCCTTTCACGGACTACGGCTCCTCGCTCACCGTCACGCTGCCGCCTGAACTGCAGGCGCACCAGCCCTTCCAGGTCATCCTGCGCTACACCTCGACCGACGCCCCCGCC ATCTGGTGGCTGGACCCAGAGCTGACCTATGGCAGTGCCAAGCCCTTCGTCTTCACCCAGGGCCACTCCGTCTGCAACCGTTCCTTCTTCCCGTGCTTCGACACGCCCGCCGTCAAGTGCACCTACTCGGCCGTCGTCAAG GCCCCGTCGGGGGTGCAGGTGCTGATGAGTGCCACACAGAGCACCTACGTGGAGGAGGAGGGCGTCTACCGCTTCCACATGGAGCACCCCGTGCCCGCCTACCTCGTGGCCCTCGTGGCCGGGGACCTCCAGCCGGCAGACATCGGGCCCAG GAGCCGCGTGTGGGCTGAGCCATGCCTCCTGCCCACGGCCACCAGCAAGCTGTCCGGCGCGGTGGAGCAGTGGCTGAGCGCAGCCGAGCGCCTCTACGGGCCCTACCTGTGGGGCAG GTATGACATCGTCTTCctgcccccctccttccccatcgTGGCCATGGAGAACCCCTGCCTCACCTTCATCATCTCCTCCATCCTGGAGAGTGACGAGTTCCTGATCATCGACGTCATCCACGAGGTGGCCCACAGCTGGTTCGGCAACGCCGTCACCAACGCCACATGGGAGGAGATGTGGCTGAGCGAGGGCCTGGCCACCTACGCGCAGCGCCGCATCACCACCGAGACCTACG GCGCTGCCTTCACCTGTCTGGAGACAGCCTTCCGCCTGGACGCCCTGCACAGGCAGATGAAGGTCCTCGGCGAGGACAGCCCAGTCAGCAAGCTGCAGGTCAAGCTGGAGCCAG GGGTGAATCCCAGCCATCTGATGAACCTGTTCACTTACGAGAAGGGCTACTGCTTCGTGTACTACCTGTCCCAGCTCTGCGGGGACCCCCAGCGCTTTGACAGCTTTCTCCGA GCCTACGTGGAGAAGTACAAGTTCACCAGCGTGGTAGCCCAGGACCTGCTGGACTCCTTCCTGGCCTTCTTCCCGGAGCTGAAGGAGCAGAGTGTGGACTGCCGGGCAG GGCTGGAGTTTGAGCGCTGGCTGAATGCCACAGGTCCCCCGCTGGCCGAGCCAGACCTGTCTCAGGGATCCAGCCTGACCCGGCCTGTGGAGGCCCTCTTCCAGCTGTGGACCGCGGAGCCCCTGGACCAGGCGGCCGCATCCGCCAGCACCATCGACATCTCCAAGTGGAGGACCTTCCAGACAGCGCTGTTCCTGGACCGGCTCCTGGACGGGTCCCCGCTGCCCCAGG AGGTGGTGATGAGCCTGTCCAAGTGCTACTCCTCCCTGCTGGACTCGATGAATGCCGAGATCCGCATTCGCTGGCTGCAGATCGTCGTCCGAAACGACTACTACCCCGACCTCCACAGGGTCCGGCGCTTCCTTGAGAGCCAG ATGTCCCGCATGTACACCATCCCGCTGTACGAGGACCTCTGCACCGGCGCCCTCAAGTCCTTCGCCCTGGAGGTCTTCTACCAGACGCAGGGCCGGCTGCACCCCAACTTGCGCCGGACCATCCAGCAGATCCTGTCCCAGGGCCTGGGCCCCGGCACAGAGCCCAGCGTGGAGCAAGGCGGGGCCGGAGCGGACTCGGAGGCGGACACAGACGCACCAGCCCTGCTGCTCGGGGACGAGGCCCCCGGCAGCGCCATCTCTCTCAGGGATGTCAACGTGTCTGCCTAG